The proteins below come from a single Deinococcus humi genomic window:
- a CDS encoding ketopantoate reductase family protein, which translates to MKITILGAGAIGGLAGAYMTGAGHDVTLVDRWAEHIDAMKANGLTVDGVRGDLHFDVKALHPHELTGPLEAVLIATKSQHTLEALDSVLPLFGPDTFVVSYQNGFNEHDIAARLTEAGLGGLERVIGSIPNYGGALVDPGYIEFVHEGAIQLGEMTGERTPRLLELAEKLSALTEVQLSDNIWGQIWAKEVYSAQVVFSALVNAPIRETLGVERYARVAGAVVREALEIAEANGITVEAFDFFDPANYKPQTPQDTQKLIDNINHAVWLLKKDQKPDAHQFKKKGSGIWWDIVYRNRPSEVRSSNGKLVDYAAQVGADARLNAKLCEMIYEIEGGQRPLGFENYDELEAYVTSIGKALP; encoded by the coding sequence ATGAAGATCACCATTCTGGGAGCAGGAGCCATCGGCGGCCTCGCCGGGGCCTACATGACAGGAGCCGGCCACGACGTGACGCTGGTGGACCGCTGGGCCGAGCATATCGACGCCATGAAAGCGAATGGCCTGACGGTGGACGGCGTGCGCGGTGACCTGCACTTTGACGTCAAGGCGCTGCATCCGCACGAACTGACTGGCCCGCTGGAAGCCGTCCTGATCGCCACCAAGAGCCAGCACACCCTGGAGGCGCTGGACAGCGTGCTGCCGCTGTTCGGCCCTGACACCTTCGTGGTGTCGTACCAGAACGGCTTTAACGAGCACGACATCGCCGCCCGGCTGACCGAGGCGGGGCTGGGCGGCCTGGAGCGGGTCATCGGCTCGATTCCCAATTACGGGGGGGCACTGGTCGATCCCGGCTACATCGAATTTGTGCACGAGGGGGCCATTCAGCTGGGCGAGATGACCGGCGAGCGCACACCGCGCCTGCTGGAACTCGCCGAAAAGCTCTCGGCGCTGACTGAGGTGCAGCTGAGCGACAACATCTGGGGGCAGATCTGGGCCAAGGAGGTCTACAGCGCCCAGGTGGTGTTCAGCGCCCTGGTCAACGCGCCGATCCGCGAGACGCTGGGGGTGGAGCGCTATGCCCGTGTGGCAGGCGCGGTGGTGCGCGAGGCGCTGGAGATCGCCGAGGCCAACGGCATCACGGTAGAGGCCTTCGACTTCTTCGATCCAGCCAACTACAAACCGCAGACCCCCCAGGACACCCAGAAACTGATCGACAACATCAACCACGCGGTCTGGCTGCTCAAGAAGGACCAGAAGCCCGACGCCCACCAGTTCAAGAAAAAGGGCAGCGGCATCTGGTGGGACATCGTGTACCGCAACCGGCCCTCGGAGGTGCGCTCCAGCAACGGCAAACTGGTGGACTACGCCGCGCAGGTGGGGGCCGATGCCCGGCTGAACGCCAAGCTGTGCGAGATGATCTACGAGATCGAGGGCGGCCAGCGGCCACTCGGCTTTGAAAATTACGATGAGCTGGAAGCGTACGTCACCTCCATCGGCAAGGCGCTGCCATGA
- a CDS encoding Gfo/Idh/MocA family protein has translation MSGEKRLGVGVIGAHAWAEQAHLPGYHAYDRADLVAICDTVPERAEALAQKFGIRKIYTDANELINDPEVQMVDVCTPTDTHLPLSLAAINAGKHVISEKPLAHDARDAFAAAALAQEKGVRTKLGFTFRYSPAIRQIKTWVDDGTLGEIFHVHGLEQNSQFLDPNYPLRQVPQDADWTQLIPSSIVGYGSHLLDLVRWCAGEYQSVIGSLHNYVPERIVRGYEGMQRIPVEDGAVALAEFASGAQGMLQTSYIAVGNYPGVELRIYGSKGAAVARLVEENGIAETLHFATPDAVEFRKIELPDTAYPPGTTLHTPWPELYYRNLIRFWVDEILDDLPGECTFYDGAKSQETVNAIVQSYRERRWVDLPRVAAQ, from the coding sequence ATGAGCGGGGAAAAAAGACTGGGCGTCGGCGTGATCGGGGCGCACGCCTGGGCCGAGCAGGCGCATCTGCCGGGCTACCACGCCTATGACCGGGCCGATCTGGTGGCGATCTGTGACACCGTGCCGGAGCGGGCCGAGGCGCTGGCCCAAAAGTTCGGCATCCGCAAGATCTACACCGATGCCAATGAACTGATCAATGATCCCGAGGTGCAGATGGTGGATGTCTGCACGCCCACCGACACGCACCTTCCGCTGAGCCTGGCGGCCATCAACGCGGGTAAGCATGTCATCTCCGAAAAGCCGCTGGCGCATGACGCCAGGGATGCGTTTGCCGCCGCTGCACTGGCGCAGGAGAAGGGTGTGCGCACCAAGCTGGGCTTCACGTTCCGCTACTCGCCCGCGATCCGCCAGATCAAAACGTGGGTGGACGACGGAACGCTGGGCGAGATCTTTCACGTTCATGGGCTGGAGCAGAACTCTCAGTTCCTTGATCCCAATTACCCGCTGCGGCAGGTGCCGCAGGACGCCGACTGGACGCAGTTGATTCCCTCGTCCATAGTCGGCTACGGGTCACACCTGCTGGACCTGGTGCGCTGGTGCGCCGGGGAGTATCAGAGCGTGATTGGCAGCCTGCATAATTACGTGCCCGAACGCATCGTGCGCGGCTACGAGGGCATGCAGCGTATTCCGGTGGAGGACGGCGCGGTGGCCCTGGCCGAGTTCGCCAGCGGGGCGCAGGGCATGCTGCAGACGTCATACATCGCCGTGGGCAACTATCCCGGCGTGGAGCTGCGGATCTACGGCAGCAAGGGCGCGGCGGTTGCCCGGCTGGTGGAGGAGAACGGCATCGCCGAGACCCTGCACTTCGCCACGCCCGACGCGGTGGAGTTCCGCAAGATCGAGCTGCCGGACACCGCCTACCCGCCGGGCACCACGCTGCATACGCCGTGGCCAGAGCTGTACTACCGCAACCTGATCCGCTTCTGGGTGGACGAGATCCTGGACGATCTGCCGGGCGAATGCACGTTCTACGACGGCGCCAAGAGCCAGGAGACGGTCAATGCCATCGTGCAGTCGTACCGCGAACGGCGCTGGGTGGATCTGCCCAGGGTAGCGGCGCAGTGA
- a CDS encoding DUF885 family protein, producing the protein MKELQTWVERYLDLHAQLRPVDASFMGLSEHDHELPPVGPQALEHERHALANFLQEVEGCPQHPDTAGERLDLWLLRSQLRVTLREARERPRQHNPAFYTGEAAFGLISLLLPNERPTNGDAVLARLKAIPGFLAAGTEMLQPLNLPADWVERACKEAEALEALLLRGLPKHPDSREDWQQPAAHAATSVRAFAAALKTGDADPACGRDYLEFLMREAHGLPYPAAEAEQRAQAAFETLRSELVEMAQELDPAKTWQQQLAELEQQHPALDDVQNTYQDWNARALDAAAGLVTPAREYGLSFEFLPEWARDAAGALYFLFYRSPPAEYPGDGSIYWIFAPGADTAAYLRGQNTAFIKAVHAVHHGSIGHHTQNARARQASSRLARLGGTDCASGIAFLSAGTLVEGWACYAEDLLLEAPGFYTPEEQVLLKQFEFRNAACCLADIRLHTGQWTLEQMRAFYRDEVGFAPGRVWAETTRNSIYPATRLMYWLGTQVIRELRAELDLAPQVFHDRLLSYGCAPVTLIADEMRRQHSQGHP; encoded by the coding sequence GTGAAAGAGCTTCAGACGTGGGTTGAGCGTTACCTTGACCTGCACGCCCAGCTCCGCCCGGTGGACGCCTCGTTCATGGGCCTGTCGGAACACGATCACGAGCTGCCCCCGGTGGGACCGCAAGCCCTGGAACACGAACGGCACGCTCTCGCCAACTTCTTGCAGGAGGTGGAGGGCTGTCCTCAGCATCCAGACACAGCGGGCGAACGGCTAGACCTGTGGCTCCTACGCTCTCAACTGCGCGTCACGTTGCGCGAGGCGCGTGAAAGACCTCGCCAGCACAATCCAGCCTTCTACACCGGCGAGGCGGCGTTCGGTCTCATCAGCCTGCTGTTGCCGAACGAGCGCCCGACGAACGGTGACGCTGTTTTGGCGCGCTTGAAGGCCATTCCCGGATTTCTGGCGGCAGGAACGGAAATGCTGCAACCGCTCAACTTGCCTGCCGACTGGGTGGAACGGGCCTGCAAGGAGGCAGAGGCCCTAGAAGCCCTGTTGCTGCGCGGTCTGCCCAAACACCCCGATTCCCGGGAGGACTGGCAGCAACCCGCCGCCCACGCGGCCACATCTGTTCGGGCTTTCGCCGCGGCGTTAAAAACGGGTGACGCCGACCCGGCCTGTGGACGCGATTATCTGGAGTTTCTGATGCGTGAGGCCCACGGCCTCCCCTACCCGGCTGCGGAGGCCGAGCAGCGGGCGCAGGCTGCGTTCGAGACGCTGCGTTCGGAACTCGTCGAGATGGCCCAGGAGCTTGACCCGGCGAAGACCTGGCAGCAGCAGCTCGCGGAACTGGAACAGCAGCATCCCGCTTTAGACGACGTGCAAAACACCTATCAGGACTGGAACGCCCGCGCGCTGGACGCTGCCGCTGGACTCGTGACCCCGGCCCGCGAGTACGGCCTGTCTTTCGAATTTCTGCCGGAGTGGGCCAGGGACGCGGCGGGAGCGCTGTATTTCCTGTTCTACCGCTCGCCGCCCGCTGAATATCCTGGCGACGGCAGCATCTACTGGATCTTCGCGCCGGGGGCGGACACGGCGGCGTACCTGCGCGGCCAGAATACGGCGTTCATCAAGGCCGTCCACGCCGTCCATCACGGCAGCATCGGTCACCACACCCAGAACGCGCGGGCGCGGCAGGCCTCCTCGCGCCTCGCCCGACTGGGCGGGACCGATTGCGCCAGCGGAATAGCCTTTCTGAGCGCGGGAACGCTGGTGGAGGGCTGGGCCTGCTACGCCGAGGATCTGCTGCTGGAAGCGCCCGGTTTCTACACGCCTGAAGAGCAGGTGCTGCTCAAGCAGTTCGAGTTCCGCAACGCCGCCTGCTGCCTGGCCGACATCCGCCTGCACACCGGGCAGTGGACGCTGGAGCAGATGCGCGCGTTCTACCGTGATGAGGTGGGTTTCGCGCCTGGGCGTGTCTGGGCCGAGACGACCCGCAACAGCATCTACCCGGCCACCCGGCTGATGTACTGGCTGGGCACCCAAGTGATCCGGGAACTGCGGGCCGAGCTTGACCTCGCGCCGCAGGTCTTTCATGATCGGCTTCTCTCCTATGGCTGCG